The genome window GGGGGCGAAACTGGTCGCCCGTCGCGAGCGCGACCGGTCGGTCCAGCCCGCCCGCGCGTTCGACACCGAACTCCGCCGTCGACTCTCGGAGCGACAGCTCCGGACCCTCGAGACGGCCTACTACGGCGGCTTCTTCGAGTGGCCCCGCGAGAGCACCGGGGAGGACGTGGCCGACTCGCTGGGCGTCTCACAGCCGACGTTCAGCCGGCACCTGCGGCTGGCCCAGCGGAAGGTCTTCGCGCTGCTCTTCGACGAGGGAACCGGCGTCAGCGGGGAATAGCATCAGTTCTCGCGCCAGTATTAGCGGCTTACCGCGGTTCGAGATCGACGAATCGTCCTGTAACGCCCTATTTCTTCCGCGTATCGACGTTCAGGAACGACGACGCGTGAATAGATATAGCGGTGGCCGCCGGCGTCGGTTCCGTGTATAGCGTCTACCACCATGTACTCGCGGCCGAATTCAGTATTCGATGAGCGAGTTCGCGGTAACGAGGAATTACGGCCGGTATCCGGCCGGAGGGATCGACCTGTGAGCATCGATGTCACCGAGTACGAGGACGACCGCACGGGGATTCGATCGCAGGCCGACGGCGGCATCGTCACCCAGCTTCGACTCGACCACTCGTCGCTGTTCCTGCGGCCGACCCTCCGTCGAGCGACCGACGTCACCGTCGAACCCGAGTACTGGACCACCGTCGGCACGGGCCGGACGCTCGTCTTCTGTAGCGTCTCCGGCGACTCGTTCGAGGACTTCGAATCGGCGCTCGAGCTGGACCCGACGGTCACCGATCCGGTGCTCGCGGACCGCTACCCCGACCGGCGCGTCTACCGCGTCGAACTCACCGACCGAGCGGTGACGTTCATCGCGGCGACCGCCGAGGTCGGCGGCCGACTGCTGGACCTCTCGAGTTCCCGCGACGGCTGGCGCGTCCAGCTCCAGTTCCCGAGCCGAGACGATCTCGTCTCGTTCAACGACCGCTGCCGCGACCGCGGTATCTCGGTCACGGTCGACCATCTGCGACTCTCCGACGACGAGGACGACTGCGTCGTCGCCCTGACGGAAAAGCAGGAGGAACTCCTCGCCGTCGCCCACGAGGAGGGCTACTTCGACGTCCCCCGCGGCATCTCGCAGGACGAACTGGCCGACCGACTCGGCGTCTCGAAGTCGGCGGTCTCCCAGCGGCTCCGGCGCGCGATCGGCGAACTCTGCGCGTCGAAGCTGTGCTGACCCGTCGGTCGACGCCTCTCGCTGAACGAGCGAATTCCTCACCGTACTGAGCCGGCGAACCGATCGTCGCTGTTCGCGCGCGAAAAGGAACAAAATTCTCCGAGCCGGGTTCCGCTCGCCGATCTGGACCCGCTCGTCGTCACCTCCCACCGATCACGAGGCGGTGTCGTCGCCGGCCTCGAGCGTTATTCCTCGGCCTCGTCCTCGTCGTCTTTCATCGAGCCGAGCTGCGAGACGAGCTCGTCGGTCGAGGCGTCGGACTCGAATGACAGCTGTCCGTCGTGATCGTTTTCGTGGACGTTGACGGCTTCGACGTCGTCCTCGTCGTCCGCCGTCTGCTGCTGTTGTTCGGATTCGTCGTAGCTACCAAAACCCATACACGCACTTCACCAGCGACTGTCAAAGGTGTGCCGGTTCGGCGCGTCCCTGCAGCCGGTCCGCACATCTAGCGCCGCCGACGTGACCGCCCCGTCGGCTCGGCTGACCGGGTTTCCGGACCGCCATCGGCCGCGCGCTTGCCGGCGGTTTCGACCGGAACCCCGGTGTGTCGTCGGCCACCTGGCCTCGAGTCGCGTTCCGGGGATTCCACAGCGTCTCGCTGCGAGTTCGGTGCCGGTGGCCGAACGGCGCCCGCGACGTCCGGCTGATCCGGCGGCATCTCGGCGACCGGCCGCACCGATTGCCCGATTCATTCTCGATAGTGATCCGTTTACGGCCCCCGCTATCAGTAGGGGTGCCGATCACGCTCGTTCGGAGCACACGCGAGTACGTGGCTCGGAATCGCCACTGTTGGAGGGTTTCGCGCGGACTCCGCCGGTATCGACCGATCTCGATGGGCCGTGACCCGTACGCAGTTGCTGTCCAGTGTTTGGTTGACATACTCGGTTTCAAACCCCGACCTGGACGAACTCTCGTCAGTATCGGGGCGTGAATTGTACGAGTATGTTGAAACTGTGATTTCACGGATGAGTGTCTCGAATTCGATTATCGGTGAGGGGGAACGGAGGCCGACTGTTACCCGTCAACTACCGATTCTAGTAGCCCGTCTATAGTAATGGGTGCTGCTGGGAAGGGTAGCAATATGTCCGTGTACCGCCCGTCATCTCGAACAGTCGCCACGGGAGCGCACCAATCGATGGCGCGATCACGAGTGGCCGTTCGATCTGCCGTCCCCGCAGCCGCGACGTCTCGTTCGATAACTACTATGGTGTTCCGGGGAGGCCGCCTTCCCGAACAGCCGTACGGTGGGTGATCGACGATGTGTGGAATTATCGGCCGCGTTGGCGACGGAAACGCCTTCGAACCGCTGTTGACCGGCCTCGAGAATCTCGAGTACCGCGGCTACGATTCGGCCGGTATCGCCGTCCAGAACGGGTCGGGAATCAACGTCGAGAAGCGCTCCGGGAAGGTCGACGAGCTCCGAGAGTCGATCGACGACACGCCCCTCGAGGGCTCCGTCGGGATCGGACACACCCGCTGGAGCACGCACGGGCCGCCGACCGACGAGAACGCCCACCCGCACACGGACGAGACCAAAGACGTCGCCGTCGTTCACAACGGCATCATCGAGAACTACGCCGAACTCAAGTCCGAACTGGCCGACTACGGCCACGAGTTCACCAGCGATACCGACACCGAGGTCATTCCGCATCTCATCCAGTTCTATCTCGACGAGGGAATGGACGACGAGGCGGCGTTCCGCCGCGCGATCGACGAACTCGAGGGGAGTTACGCCGTCACGGCGATGTTCTCCGGTGACGACGTTCTCTACGCCGCTCGACAGGGATCGCCGCTGGTCGTCGGCATGAAGGACGGCGAGTACTTCCTCGCCAGCGACGTCCCCGCGTTCCTCGAGTACACCGACAGCGTCGTCTACCTCGAGGACGGCGACGTCGTCATCGTCGACGACGACGGCGTCGAGTTCACCGACCTCGACGGGAACCCGGTCGTGCGCGAACCCGAGACGGTCGAGTGGGACCCCGAACAGGCCGGCAAGGGCGAGTACGATCACTTCATGCTGAAGGAGATCCACGAGCAGCCGACCGCCCTCAGTCAGGCGCTGGAGGGGCGGATCGACACCCAGAACGGCCGGATCGCGCTCGCGGACTTCGAGCCCGGGACGTTCACGGATATCGATAGCGTCCAGTTCATCGCCTGTGGAACCTCCTACCACGCTGCGCTGTACGGCTCGCTCGCGCTGAAACAGGCCGGTATCGAGTCGACCGCCCTGCTGGCCAACGAGTACAGCGTCTCGGCGCCGCCGGTCGACGACGACACGCTCGTGGTCGCGGTCACCCAGAGCGGCGAGACGGCGGACACGCTGAACGCCCTGCGCCGGGCCAAGGCCGAGGGGGCGATGACCGTCACGGTCACGAACGTCGTCGGCTCGACCGCCGCTCGAGAGGCCGACGAGGCGCTGTTCATCCGGGCCGGTCCCGAGATCGGCGTCGCGGCGACGAAGACCTTCTCCTCCCAGGCCGTCATGCTGACGCTGCTGGGCCAGCGCATCGCCGCCGACCAGCACGGCGAACCGCCGGCCGACCTCGACTCGCTGCTGCCGGAGCTGGCCGAGATGCCCGACGCCATCGACGACCTGCTCGCTGAGACCGACGCCGAGGCCATCGCCGAGCGGTACCACGACAGCCGGTCGTACTTCTTCATCGGTCGCGGGCTCGGCTTCCCGGTGGCGCTCGAGGGGGCCCTGAAGTTCAAGGAGATCACCTACGAGCACGCCGAGGGCTTCGCCTCGGGCGAGCTCAAACACGGCCCGCTGGCGCTGGTCACGCCCGACACGCCGGTCTTCGCGGTCTTCACCGGCCAGGAGGACGAGAAGACGCTGAAAAACGCCGAAGAGGCCCAGACCCGCGGCGCGCCCGTGATCGCCGTCTGTCCGGAGGGCCACCGAGCGGTCGACGTCGCGGACGCGCACCTCGAGATTCCCGAGACCGACGCCGACCTCGCGGGGCTGCTCGCGAACGTTCAGCTGCAGCTCGTCTCCTACTACGCGGCCGACCTCCTCGACCGGCCGATCGACAAGCCCCGCAACCTGGCCAAAAGCGTCACCGTCGAGTAGCCCGCCGAATTCCACTCACCGTCGTTTTCCGCCGTCAATCGCTCGTTTTGTCCGTTCGATCACTCGAGAACGATCACGCGAGAATCGAAATCGGTCGATTGCGACCTCCGTTCGTGCTTGTCGCTACCGGTTCGAACGCGTGAGTGCCGAGTACGAGTCGACGATGCCGCGGGAACCGCAACCACCCCCATAGTTCCGGCTCCGCACGGCGCCGTCGGGTCAAGCCCGCGACCCGCACTCGAACCGTCGCAGTCGCGCTGGAGGGGACTGCCGCGATCGTATCGGGTCTGATCGACTGCCCTCCAACTGCTCTAGCAATTCGCCGTGGTATAAAGCCCCCACTTGCTACCGATGGCCCGACGTCCGCCCCGCCGCGCTGTCACCAGGGGTCCCGTTGGTTCGACCGAGACGTCGGGTTCTGGCTACCTGTCGCGTTCGACGACCTCGCCGGGACGCGTCGTCGCTCCCGCTGCCAGTTTCAGGCCGGGCGTCAGACTCGAGTTGATGCCGGTCTTGGCGCCGTCGCCGGCGACGACGCCGAACTCCCGCCGACCCGTCGAGACGCGCTCGCCCTTGACGGTGGTCTCGACGAGCGCCTCGTCGTGGCGGCGGTTCGCGACCGTCGTTCCGGCACCGAAGTTGACCCTCCGTCCGAGGACGCTGTCGCCGACGTACGAGAGGTGACTAACGGACGCTGCGCGAGAGAGAACGCTGTTCGCTATCTCTACGCCGTTTCCGACCGACGCGTCCTCGCCGATCAGCGTCGCACCGCGGACGTAGGCGTTCGGCCCGACGGTCGCGCCCGAGCGGATCAGCACCGGTCCCTCGATGACGGTGCCCGGTTTCACCGTCGCGCCGTCCTCGACGACCACGTCGCCCTCGAGGTGGGCGTCGTCGCTGACCCGGCCGTCGATCCGGCGATCGAGCTCGGCGAGCTTCCACTCGTTGGCCTCCAGCAACTCCCAGGGGCGACCGACGTCGAGCCAGCGGTCGAGGCCGATCGGCGTCACCGCGAACTGATCGAGCACCGTCGCGAGGACGTCGGTGATCTCGTGTTCGCCGCGCTCGCTCTCGGGGACCTCGAGCCACTCGCAGGCCCGTTCGGGGAAGGCGTAGGCGCCGGCGTTCGCGAGGTTCGTCGCCGGTTCCGACGGTTTCTCGGTGATGTCGTCGACGACCCCGTCATCGGTGCTGAGGACGCCGTAGTTTCGCGGGTCGGCGACTTCGACGGCGCCGACGGCCGGGCAGTTCGCGAACAGTCGGTCGATCGCCGCCGGATCGTAGAGGTTGTCGCCGTTCAGCACGGCGAAGGGACCGTCGATGTGTTCGCGGGCGGTAGCGACGGCGTGAGCCGTCCCGGCCTGTTCGGTCTGGACGGCGTAGGAGACCGGAACGCCCCGGTATTCGTCGCCGAAGTAGTCTCGAACGGTCTCGCCCTCGTACCCGATCACGAGGACGATTTCGTCCGCCCCGGCGTCCACGGCCGCGTCGACGGTGTGTGCGGCCAGCGGTCGCTCCGCGACCGGGAGCATCGGCTTCGGCAGCTCCGCGGAGAGCGGTCTGATTCGCGTTCCCTCACCCGCCGCAAGAACAACGGCTTGCATTGCCGTCTCCTACCCGGATTCGCCGGATAATTATACAGATGCTACTCCCGTCGGCCGATTTTCCGGTCGGTTCTGCCCGATTCCGGTCCAGCGAGACCGTCGGACGGGCGATTGCGAGTACACGATCCGTCGGCAGTCGGGCCCTCCTCGAGGTCAGTCTCGACCGCTCGGTCGGCACGTCACCGAGACCGGCCACTGAATCGGCATTCACACCGGGTAAAACAGTCCGTTAAGCCAAAGAAATATTGAATTTCTGCCGTAGGAGACGATAACACTGCCGTTCGTCGAACTGTCTCGAAAAGACGATTTTCCCGACCGCCGTCCGTATGCACGGCCGACAGCCGCGGTTATGCAGTCTATAGTAAATACCGTTCTGTGGCTACGAGTTGTTGATGTCGACGGAACCAACC of Haloterrigena sp. KLK7 contains these proteins:
- a CDS encoding DUF5786 family protein encodes the protein MGFGSYDESEQQQQTADDEDDVEAVNVHENDHDGQLSFESDASTDELVSQLGSMKDDEDEAEE
- a CDS encoding helix-turn-helix domain-containing protein, encoding MSIDVTEYEDDRTGIRSQADGGIVTQLRLDHSSLFLRPTLRRATDVTVEPEYWTTVGTGRTLVFCSVSGDSFEDFESALELDPTVTDPVLADRYPDRRVYRVELTDRAVTFIAATAEVGGRLLDLSSSRDGWRVQLQFPSRDDLVSFNDRCRDRGISVTVDHLRLSDDEDDCVVALTEKQEELLAVAHEEGYFDVPRGISQDELADRLGVSKSAVSQRLRRAIGELCASKLC
- the glmU gene encoding bifunctional sugar-1-phosphate nucleotidylyltransferase/acetyltransferase, with amino-acid sequence MQAVVLAAGEGTRIRPLSAELPKPMLPVAERPLAAHTVDAAVDAGADEIVLVIGYEGETVRDYFGDEYRGVPVSYAVQTEQAGTAHAVATAREHIDGPFAVLNGDNLYDPAAIDRLFANCPAVGAVEVADPRNYGVLSTDDGVVDDITEKPSEPATNLANAGAYAFPERACEWLEVPESERGEHEITDVLATVLDQFAVTPIGLDRWLDVGRPWELLEANEWKLAELDRRIDGRVSDDAHLEGDVVVEDGATVKPGTVIEGPVLIRSGATVGPNAYVRGATLIGEDASVGNGVEIANSVLSRAASVSHLSYVGDSVLGRRVNFGAGTTVANRRHDEALVETTVKGERVSTGRREFGVVAGDGAKTGINSSLTPGLKLAAGATTRPGEVVERDR
- the glmS gene encoding glutamine--fructose-6-phosphate transaminase (isomerizing), whose product is MCGIIGRVGDGNAFEPLLTGLENLEYRGYDSAGIAVQNGSGINVEKRSGKVDELRESIDDTPLEGSVGIGHTRWSTHGPPTDENAHPHTDETKDVAVVHNGIIENYAELKSELADYGHEFTSDTDTEVIPHLIQFYLDEGMDDEAAFRRAIDELEGSYAVTAMFSGDDVLYAARQGSPLVVGMKDGEYFLASDVPAFLEYTDSVVYLEDGDVVIVDDDGVEFTDLDGNPVVREPETVEWDPEQAGKGEYDHFMLKEIHEQPTALSQALEGRIDTQNGRIALADFEPGTFTDIDSVQFIACGTSYHAALYGSLALKQAGIESTALLANEYSVSAPPVDDDTLVVAVTQSGETADTLNALRRAKAEGAMTVTVTNVVGSTAAREADEALFIRAGPEIGVAATKTFSSQAVMLTLLGQRIAADQHGEPPADLDSLLPELAEMPDAIDDLLAETDAEAIAERYHDSRSYFFIGRGLGFPVALEGALKFKEITYEHAEGFASGELKHGPLALVTPDTPVFAVFTGQEDEKTLKNAEEAQTRGAPVIAVCPEGHRAVDVADAHLEIPETDADLAGLLANVQLQLVSYYAADLLDRPIDKPRNLAKSVTVE